One Ignavibacteria bacterium DNA segment encodes these proteins:
- the tsf gene encoding translation elongation factor Ts, whose product MAVTIELIKDLREKSGAGMADCKKALEETNGDIPKAIEYLRKKGAAMATKRADKIAKEGAVKSQISEDKSKGVIIEVNCETDFVSKGEGFQNFAQGIANTALASSSNDAAHLLSVKGDNGLTVQETIDSMMGSVGEKIELKRVRFISVEGGFVSTYIHFGSKVGAIIGMKGKYTEEANEIGQKMAMQIVAMTPINVRRDEVSAEIIEKELEIYQQQARNEKKPENIIEKITMNRLEKFFQENCLLEQEFIQDSSKSVGDLLKDYSKATDEPLDVTEMARFQLG is encoded by the coding sequence ATGGCAGTAACAATTGAATTAATAAAGGATTTAAGAGAAAAATCAGGAGCCGGAATGGCAGATTGCAAGAAAGCTCTTGAAGAAACAAACGGTGATATCCCAAAAGCGATTGAGTACCTCAGAAAAAAAGGTGCCGCAATGGCAACAAAGAGAGCTGACAAGATTGCAAAAGAAGGTGCAGTAAAATCGCAAATTAGTGAAGATAAGTCAAAAGGTGTTATCATTGAAGTTAACTGCGAGACTGATTTTGTTTCAAAGGGAGAAGGTTTCCAGAATTTCGCACAGGGAATTGCAAACACGGCATTGGCAAGCAGCAGCAATGATGCAGCTCACCTGCTTTCTGTAAAAGGAGATAACGGTCTGACAGTACAGGAAACGATTGACAGTATGATGGGAAGTGTTGGAGAAAAGATTGAACTGAAAAGAGTCAGGTTTATCTCTGTTGAAGGCGGATTTGTTTCTACGTATATTCACTTCGGCAGCAAAGTAGGTGCAATTATAGGAATGAAAGGAAAATATACCGAAGAAGCGAATGAAATAGGCCAAAAAATGGCAATGCAGATTGTTGCGATGACACCTATTAACGTAAGAAGGGACGAAGTCTCAGCTGAGATTATCGAGAAAGAACTCGAGATATATCAGCAGCAGGCAAGAAACGAAAAGAAACCTGAAAACATTATAGAGAAGATTACGATGAACAGGCTTGAGAAATTCTTTCAGGAAAACTGTCTACTTGAGCAGGAATTCATTCAGGATTCAAGCAAGTCGGTAGGCGACCTTTTGAAGGATTACTCGAAAGCAACGGACGAGCCGCTTGATGTGACAGAAATGGCAAGATTCCAGTTAGGATAA
- the rpsB gene encoding 30S ribosomal protein S2: MSRVQIEDLLLAGSHFGHLTRRWNPKMRKYIFMERNGIHIIDLKKTVDLIDDACNAVARISAEGKRVLFVGTKKQAKAIIKEQAERCESFYVSERWLGGMLTNFNTVRKSIKKLTTLQKMEKDGTLDKFVKKERLIMMRDKEKLEKVLNGISGMTKLPGALFLVDIKKEHIAIDEARKLNIPIYAIVDTNCDPELIDYPIPANDDAVKSIEIITRAFAEAVIEGVQVAKTRKEDETEEMKEKQEKA, translated from the coding sequence ATGTCAAGAGTACAAATCGAAGATTTGTTATTAGCAGGGTCACATTTCGGACACCTTACAAGAAGATGGAATCCTAAGATGAGAAAATACATCTTCATGGAAAGAAACGGTATTCATATTATTGATTTGAAGAAAACCGTTGACCTAATCGATGATGCCTGCAATGCTGTAGCGAGAATTTCTGCGGAAGGAAAAAGAGTTCTTTTTGTAGGGACCAAAAAGCAAGCAAAGGCAATAATTAAAGAACAGGCTGAAAGATGCGAATCTTTCTACGTATCCGAAAGATGGCTCGGTGGTATGCTAACAAACTTTAACACCGTCAGAAAGAGCATCAAGAAGCTTACTACACTTCAGAAGATGGAAAAGGACGGAACGCTCGATAAGTTCGTTAAGAAGGAAAGATTAATTATGATGCGCGACAAGGAAAAGCTTGAAAAAGTGCTTAACGGTATATCAGGAATGACAAAACTTCCCGGTGCACTTTTCCTCGTCGATATTAAGAAAGAGCACATTGCTATTGATGAAGCGAGAAAGCTAAACATCCCTATCTATGCAATTGTAGACACAAACTGCGACCCAGAATTAATCGATTATCCGATTCCAGCGAATGATGACGCAGTGAAATCAATCGAGATTATCACAAGGGCGTTTGCAGAAGCTGTAATCGAAGGCGTTCAGGTAGCTAAGACGAGAAAAGAAGACGAGACTGAAGAGATGAAAGAAAAACAGGAAAAAGCATAA